The following is a genomic window from Malus sylvestris chromosome 7, drMalSylv7.2, whole genome shotgun sequence.
AAGCTATCTGATTTGCGGGCATCATTGTAAGAGGAAAACACCTGTTGTTTGTCATCTGCACTCTAACAACAAGATTATCCAGTGACCAACCATCGAAGATACTCACAATATTTCCTCCAAACAATAGATAGTACCCGTGCTCCATCATCTGTCCAACACTTAGCAGATTCTCTTCAAGTCCAGGAACAAGCATCACTTCTTGAATGTGCTTTCTTCCCAATTTGGTCTCTATAACAAGAGTCCCCTTTCCTGCAACCTGAACAATCTCTCCAGTTCCCATCTTCACCCTGGAAGTCAGATTCCTTTGGATGTTGATTAGTAACCCTTCATCACCTgtcatgtggttactacaaccactATCAATGTACCATGAATGATTCACCTTCACATTTGTCATAGCATTGCATGCATAGAACAGGGTACCAGTTTCTTCAACATGGTTTACATAGTTCACCTTCTGTATACTTTTGTTTCCATGGCAGTCTCTGATCACATGCCCAAGTTTCCCACAACCTGTGCATTTTGGCTTCCCTTCAAACCAACATTTGCCATAATGCAATTTATCACAGTGTCTACAAGCTGTCTTGTTTCCATCATTAGAGACATTTGGtatttgaacaaaatttggcTTATTATCCCACTTCTTTCCTTTGGATTTCCAGTTTTTCTGAAACTTTTGATTTCCAGAATAACCTATTCCCTTAGAGTTTTTACCTCCAACATTTAGACTAGCAAAGGCTCGTTCAGTAGAATTTTCAGCATGTCTATCCAATCTGAGTTCAAAACTTTTCAGAGAAGCAACTACCTCTTGAATCTCAAGAGTTTCAAGATCCTTAGAATGTTCAATTACGGAACAAATAGGATCATATGATCTAGGCAAGCTAATCAACAATTTTTGCACAACTCTCTATCTAGACAGATCCTCACCATAACTCTTCATTTGATTCATTATATCAAACAATCTAGTAAGATATACAGATAAGGATTCACTATCTTTCATGCGAGTATATTCGAATTCTCGACGCAAACCTTGCAATTTTACGCTCCTTACTTGCTTATCTCCTCTGAACTCTTGCTTCATAATGTCCCAAGCACCCTTCGAAGTCTCTTCGTTCACAATTCTGGGGAAAATTTGGTCTGAGACAGCACCTTGGATCAACCCAAGTGCACGAGCATCTTTCATCAGGATTTCAGCTAACGTCGGCTTCTCCACCTCAGTGACCTCGATCTCTTCTATcttattcttctccttctttggATCTGAAGCATCGAACCCATTTTCAACGAGATCCCATAACCCATGAGATTTCAGAATGGTTTTCATTCGAATGCTCCAGAACTCATAATTTTCTCCATTGAAAACTGGCGTGCGAAGCTCAGCAGTGCCTGATCCTGCCATGTTAGACATCGGATTCAAGAAATCACACCACCTCGATCGTCGTATGAGCTAGATTGCAGCTCGAATCAATTCCAGTTTTCGTTTCACAGATTTACGCCCAGTTTAGATAACCgaacctggctctgaggccatatTAGAGTTtgtgttttatgtgtttttcaCCAATGGAGATTTCTGTGTTGGAGgttgaaaaacaaaacagagaaatgagagagaagaaGCTTGAAatgtgtctcttcgatttcacTCCATATTTCCAAATACATTTGTAACTGTTATGTATGAAAAAGGAAGGGAGATCCTTCACTCACCAAAACACAACACAATCTCAACCATACATTGCTACCATCCTATGAGATGATGCCACTTGGCTTGTTCTATCACTTAGATCCTATGCTAGAGAGGAGACCACTTGGACTATGATCCAATGGCTCAGATTACATCAGAAAATAAGGCACATAAAAGagaaatcaaaatttgtaaCTTTAGCTCCAAGATATTAGCTCAAGGGTTACATATCAACAGTTTAAGAGTtaacataacttatttgttATTTTGTAGTCCGGAGGAATTTCTGATAGTCTTAAAGGCAGTGATATAGATCCAGGTGCATTATTCCATCATGGAATACCATCAGGCTGTAACTTGATGGCTTATGTCTCCATCCAAAACTACTTGCAATTTCGACCAAGTAAGTCCATTTCTTCTACCAAAGTTAGCCTAATTATTGCCTTTCAGAAATTGTCTGTGCAGGACGTTCGTTCTTTTGCCTTCATTTTCGTCCACTTGAGTATATGTGATGATTTCTTGACATTTACAGGGATGGCAGAATCAAATTATTTGGCAAAGATAACACTGAAGCTCTACTTGAGTATGTCAATGCAGTTCCAAGCAAGTTTTTACAGGGAACAAGTATTACGTGTTACTTCCTTCGATTTCCAActgtttcatttcggttttctTGTTAATGTAGTGAAATTTAGAGACCCTTTTGTTCTTCTCTTGAAAAGTATAGCAGTCGGTTCTTCCGTACGATGATTTGATAGTCTGATATAAATGGTGATGTTTGTGTTCAGCTTATGGAGAACCAAGGTCCAAGGCATACTTCTAAAACTAAAAGTAAATACCAAGAACCACACTGAGGCAAGTTTCTGCACTATGCTCTCCTCTGTATATTTTCCGTTGTTCGATGAATGAATGATCGAAACTTAGCTTCTGGCTTTGTTTATCTACTGcctttaataattattttgcaATGTTGTGCTTAGGTTTGGGACATAAGAAAGAACCTGGTGGCTGATGTTCATCCTTTTCAACAAGATATTACCTCGCTCAGGGTTATGCAGCATAGTCCCTACATGTAAGTGTGTGTCATCTTCCAATTGGGATCGATCAAGTAGATAGGCGGGTTTATTTGTTTCGAGTAAATTTATGTATTGGACATTCGGGTAGTAATGTTACAGTTTTGAAGCTTGAGCAAGAACATATTGTACGTAAATGAAATACACTTTACCGTATTCAGTTTGTCATACGGTTAGATGCATTCCTCTCCTATTCCATTTTTTATGCTCAGTACGTAGTCACATACATAATTTCATTGTCTTTGTTTCGTTCTAAAATTTGGGTATGCAAGCATCTCTTAAGTCTTTATCTTCACCCTTGAAGAAGCATGCAATGTCTAAGAAAAGTTGTCGCACGACATCATCCCAGGCATCATAACTTTTCCAAAGTATTCTTTGAATACCTCTATAAAGTTCTCCACTGTAAAAATCATAACTATCCAGTATAGCTTGCCAACAACTATACTTTTATTACACAGATGAGGACCTATAAGATTAAGAGCTAACGGAATGCCACGAGCATAGGCTATTGCATGCCGGGCGAGTCTCAAATAATCATCTGCAGGTTCTTTTATTTCGAAAGCCTATTCAAACTTAAAAGCTCAAGAGCCTTGTCGTCTTCTAACTTTTGTGCCATGAAGTAAATGGCCTAAGATCTCCTCAACAATGTTGCTGAGAAATGTAGCTTCATAGCAGTTAAAAACAAATCACACATGTAATCAACGAACATTTTACTATGTTTGTATCCAAAagaaaaagggtttattttcaATATGCACTAGTTGATTACTAAAGTTAATCATTTTCTATGTTTGTATCCTACCTACTACCTTTCATCGTGAATGTGGTTAAGTTAAAGGAGATGAATTTTCGTGGCAACTTCATTTCAAAAGTGATTTCTACCAAGCATTTTCGTACCTACTAAATTTAAATGCAGAGAGGAATTGTCGTGGCAACTTGATTTCATCAACAGTAATTTATCTTTCTTTACTGacatgctcttttttttttcatctcatgGCACCGATATGATGCAATGCAACGTAATGCTACTATGTTGGTAAGTCAAACAAATCTTGCACATAGAAAAGTTAAAATGCACGAAATATGCATTTGACTTGAAATTTTGCAACAAAAGCACTTTAGTTTGTTGAGTGATTTTCTtcacacccttttttttttcttttgcactCTTCTCATCTTTACTTAGAGGTTGTCTCCAATGAAGtccaaacttttttcttttgatttgaaGATTTATTTGGTGTTTAGACCTTTCTCACACCACATGGGAGGAGGCTTGTGTTCTTCCTCTCTTAAATGGGTGCTACATGGTTCTACACACATTTGTCACACCACATGACTTGTTTCTGTTGGCTTACGGCATCCGATGGATAAGCATGGTGTGGTTCCACCAACTTAAATTGTTCTTTTAATCAGATGACAACACATCGTTGCTTctgtatatattataatattacatggtaagtaaaaataataataaaccattgacccaaaaaaaacacCTCCCGCGTGCATGTCTCTAAAGTAATAAAAATGAAGTTTCTCAAAAACTGATGTATGAGATACACCGGTGTTTAAACGGTTTTTAGACTAACATTGTCAAGATCCACCCAAACAAATCCAATAATTCAATGTTCCATGACATCTCATACAAAGGTGTATGTGTAAAAATTTCGCTAAATTACATCAATGAAACTATTCTCCCCGCCTAGCAGTTTTTTTgtactcttcttttttttttctttttcctttgggATTAAGCTAACAGAAAGCCTGAACTTTGGATGTGTATACACGCAAACATAACGAGTTAGAAACTTTTAATCGAAATTAAAACATTAGAGGGACACTAAACCGACAATAGTTGCATATAAACCTTGGGTTCTATTTTAAACTGGGGCAGTTTTAATTTCCTAGAATATCGCTCGTATAAAAAGAATATTGGTTTGTCAAAACAACATATCGACCATGTATATATAGAATTAAACTCTAGTTTTTCAGTTGTTTCAGACTTCCAAACATTATTCATCATATCCACACTCTTATTTCGATTTTACAGTTGCATAAGTTCTAAACCTCCAGACATTCTTGAGGCCGGACTTAGCCTTCTTCAGAAACATTTTGTACTTTACAGTTTAAGGAAGAGTTAAGCTTATAACTTCAAACGTCGAACAAACTGGTTCTGTATCTTTAAAAGCTTACAAGTACAGAAATGGCGAGAACTACATCTTTGACCAGAAACGGCTTAGAGTAGCTTCTATTGATCCGTGTGGTTCATCTGTTGGAAGATAAACATCGTCCTCAAACTGCAAACAACGGAAAAGGAGAAACAAATTTTCATGAGTCAATGAAGGATAACGCATCATTAGCTAATAATACCCCGAGAAAAGAACGATTGGAATAACAGATTAACGTCACCATAAAAATCCACATACATACAAGTACAATGCATCGGAAAGTCTTGTCTATTAGAGTATGTTTTCGTTGTACCAAGGATTTGGTTTCACACTAATCTCATTAAACTTAATCCCTTATTTTAAAGATGTGTCATTGTCACGACCTCTAAAACACGTGTATATTGTATACAATAACTGGCTGGGTTTTATCAACTTGCAAATTATTCAAATGACGCAGCCCAGACATTTAGTTTCCGACAACAGATTATTTGCGATTCTACATTACAATAACATAAGAATATTAGTCATGAATCTTGATCATGAAGAACCTATTTCCTACGTGATCTCAACGTGAATTGAACCTGTAAAGCCCAGGGAATACCAATTCCAgtatggaaaaagaaaaagcaatttCCAAACAACAGTCACAGAACTACTGGACAAAGAAGAGACCACCGGGATAGTAGACTTTAAACAAGCTATGAAGGGTGAGGGCTGAAGGCACCAGGAAGGCAAAATATACTGCACGCCACAGTGGACAACTACTTTGCAGGGAAACAAGGGATGTGAGATAAAAAGCAACATGGCGCTAAGCAGaataaaaggaaaagatagTTTTAGGAAAGCTTGCTGAGTAATATGCCAGACTGGGAAGAAATCAATTGACTCTTTTCAAACACCATATTTCTACAGATGAGAGCCACTGAACAGAAGTTCAATATGTTAACGAGTATATAGATTTTGTATGCAAAAACTTACATAACAAAAGAGTCTTACCTTCACAATGGTATTATCCTTGTTAGATAGATTAACAGGTAAGAAATGGATATTTGGCATTTTCAGTTGTACTGCTTCTATGTCGGGAAACCTGTAACCATGAACATGAATAAGCATTTTATTCGGCAAGCACATGCAATATGAATGTGTGTGCTGACAGAGAAATACCCATTGAGAACAGTCTTTGCCATGTGATAAAGAGTGCTTTGGACAGACGGGCTGTATACTCCTTCCTTTGGAGGACCATAGAAAGTGTCAGCCAGAGCCTTTTTCACACTCAGGTATCTTTCAGTGAAGTACAGCGGCTTTTGAGGGATGCTAAAAATAGATTCATATTGGTACCTGCATGCAATTTATTTCAGTAACGTAGATTTGTAGTCTCCAAACACTTGTGGAAATTAACTCTAGACTCAAAGTAACCACTGAAGACTATAATACAGAAGAAACCACGAGGGAAAGCCAAAGTATTAGAAATCCACTTAACAAGCATTATATCAAGTCACCAAATGAAAACATGCATACTTCCATGATGCAGTGATCGCTGTAGCCAGAATCCTCTCTCGTGTGTCAGGAAGAGCTGTGTATTTGTCCCTAATAAACCCCTCAAAACCTGACTGTTCAGGTAGAatccaaacaaaaaatcatcaGTATCAATCAATCAACAAACTCAACAAGGGAAAAAGAACACACATGCACGCTAATATGCAAATAGCAGTTAAAAGTCTTCCCAAATTATATCAACTTGCAATGTTTGCAATGCATACTTTTTCTGTCTCCTTTCTTTGTTCAGTAAATTGATAATGGATTAGCATGATAACACAACCACGTGCAGATGATATCATGTTAGTCAGAAACCACGAAACGGTAAATTTTGATAACTCATAAGGAGCTGGAGGTTAATGCATTGGAAGTTCTGTTTCCACATCTTATCACTCTCCACACTCCAGCAAGAGCATCGAGAAGCTTCAAGATTTTTAAGATGCATCTGTGTTTCCTTCCAGTTAAGACTTAAGTTAGGAATCTGAATGACTTAACAGTCGGAAGAGTTTGCCCTGATGTCAGGGGCTGGAGTATATATTCAAGGGACAGTTACGATCAAAGGGGGATAACATAGGGGAGAGTTCGCATACATTTTCTTTTGATCCAATTTGGAAGGCAAAGATTCCTCTTAAGATTCAAGTGCTTGCATTCCTGATGGCTAAAGGGaaaattaataattgtaatcagATTCAAAGAAGGCTCCATAAATTTCTTTGAAGGGCTGGGGAAGGAACTGTCAATCATCTTTTCTTAATTGTCCATTTACGATACAGATCTGGTAGAAATTGTTTAAGGAAGCTCATTCAAGTTAAGCGGTCCAAAACAGATGTTACGAGGGTCTTATGCAGCTTAAAATCTTGAGAAAGACAATGTTGTAAAAACTGTTACGTGTAGAAGGGCATGACAGTTTTTTAGATCATATGGATGGAGTTAAACAGAATGAGTTTTTAGATTATTCAGGGTAGATGAAGTTTTGGATCGATTTAGCTTTTGGTCTCCTagccccccccccaccccaccccccaCCCCCCACGGATTCCTTTCTTGGCTATGCATAGAGTAATTGATTATGATATCCATTGTCACATTACACGTTCAacttttaaaaccttgatataaatttgattggataagattACCTTTGTTGTCTTTAGCAGCGATAGTCCTTCAATCCCAGAAGTCACCCTCAGTGCACCAGATTTCTTTAAAATTACTTCTGTTGTATGCTTCTCGGATCCTAATTTGAAACCTTTAACAAATATggcaatgaaaaaaaaattaaaaattaaaaaaatgaacagaATGGATGTCTCCGGATTGCAAATCAATATGCTTGGAAATACTTTCAGAATATATGTGAAATACAAGGACTTCTACTCAACATTTGGATGCGAAAAACAGTGACCTAACAAGATTAAGCTTTAGGCAACAAGAATGGACATACCATCCACGATGTCATCTCTTGACCCTATCTCTACAAGCAACTAGATAACAAATTAATCCCGAAACTTATCACTGTTTAAGTTCCAAGTTAAGGTAATTCTCAGCTAAATAAACAATCTTAGTATACAGTAAAAACGACAAGGAACAACATGGAACAAATAGGTAAAAATCGCTAAATGAAATTATAATTCATATGTGAAATATGGTTAATTAATTTCCAAGTGTTCTGCTTATAAAGTGATGGGGGAGCATCTAGAAAGATCTTCAAGATTGCTTGTGTCCACTGGGGAATTAGGCTAAGGTTTTAGTTAATCTGGGAAATTTAGTTCTATAATATTTTCTATGCTTCCCTATGTGTTTAATGTATTCtaaataggaatgtgattaatTAGGTAAGTCCTAGTTGGATGAGATTTCTTAGCAAACAAGATTAGGGTTTCTGGGCAGCTGTACTCTAGCATAAATAGGCTATGAAGAGAACCATGTATCCAGTGTTTTTTATCGAATGTATTCCAGTTTCAGATTTAAGAATTTCGCTTGGGATTCTCCCTAGAACTCAATTATTGTCCTTTCTACCTCGATTCTATTGCTTTTATCTCTCTATTTCCTTGCTATTTTACCCGCTCGACAGCAGCTTATTGTGATTGCCCTGCATCATAAAGTCTTCACTAGATAGTCGATATCATATACAGTAGCTCTATAGCTTCGCCCGCACTTGTATGCAGGACAGAAGATAGACTAACCATGTTCATGTGGTTGACCGTCTACATGTACACGCTCCCATGGCTTCTCCACAATCCTTACTATGGCAGTAGTGACCTACAAAAATAAGAACAACCAGATTTTTCCACCAACTATGATATTACCAACAACAAATattaccagaaaaaaaaaatgagatgcCAACTTGAATGTAATCTTTAAATGAAAAGGAAGATAAAATTGTGAATATTGTCTAAACAGTAGGCAGAGGCAGTTTGTGCCAAAATATTCCTTATCATTACCAATCTTCATCTATCTCTATCGAAGTCTCTCTCAGGGAGACTACTATAACTAGCACTAAATGTTGCAGGGAGGAAAGCTTTCTCCTTTTcgtaatttgtttttatatttaaaaaacgACAGCTTTCTTTCTAGATTATGCAAATACTAAACGCATTAGACAAGGCCTGAAGGAGGTGCTGCAGTTGCAACCAGGCAGTATTCAAAGTGTGAAATTCTGTGTGTATGGAGAGAGGGCGGTTGTTTGTGTTCACTTGAGAGCATATCTAgctcgaatttttttttttttggatcttCTTACAATAGCACACAGTCCGGACACAATTTGTTTCATCAAAGCTGATTGACACCAAGTTTCACACGAaccacgagagagagagagagagcacagaAAAAGTTCAAACTTAAGACAACCGATCAAATAGAAACTTAAAAAGATACCCAACTTGTACAAATGAAATTAATATCCTTGACTCAGGTCTTCAGGGATAGGGAAAAAAACATTACGCTGTCCAGATGAAAGCTTGATTAGTTAACCAGGAAGCCAACCAAGAATAACAACAAACAGCCATCATTTCAGCAGTAACAGTGGTAAAGATATCgaccattttttattttcatctaCAACATGGGATTAACTGATGAAATTCAAAAGCGAACACTTGGAAGTACATAGTATTTACCTGCTGGTAAAGAGATGTGAAGTGCTTAGCAAGTCGAACTGCAAATTCCTCCACTGAAAGTTCTTCTTTACATTCCTTTGCCTTTACATACACCTGCGTTGCAACTACGTTAAATCCCAAAGCGAATAGCAACCTAAATGATGGAAATATAGCAGATTTCCAGCACTGGGGAAGCTAACAAACACGGATATGtacatattatttttcttttgtgtcaGTATGACATTGCATTAAGTATCATCCTGTTAATTGGAACTTGAGTCCATAAGCAGCCATGTTAACTGAGGAACCTTAATTTCCTTGCTTGCAGTTGCAACCGATATTTTTGCCATTTGGTGCTGAGAATCATGATCAGCTGCTATATAAGCCTTACAAGTTATCGCTTAGCAATAGTTCATTAGAGTTGATATGTTGC
Proteins encoded in this region:
- the LOC126629916 gene encoding uricase-2-like, yielding MANRIEGFNFEQRHGKQRVRVARVWRNNDGRHTIVEWNVGISLLSDCVSAYTRDDNSDIVATDTMKNTVYVKAKECKEELSVEEFAVRLAKHFTSLYQQVTTAIVRIVEKPWERVHVDGQPHEHGFKLGSEKHTTEVILKKSGALRVTSGIEGLSLLKTTKSGFEGFIRDKYTALPDTRERILATAITASWKYQYESIFSIPQKPLYFTERYLSVKKALADTFYGPPKEGVYSPSVQSTLYHMAKTVLNGFPDIEAVQLKMPNIHFLPVNLSNKDNTIVKFEDDVYLPTDEPHGSIEATLSRFWSKM